In Paenibacillus hexagrammi, the following are encoded in one genomic region:
- the lepB gene encoding signal peptidase I, with amino-acid sequence MREKRRYPAIASLLSILVPGLCQFYNGQIRKASMLLFLRLALLYVFLFTGMLDHYYGMVSLMLIEICICLFAIIDAVVISIVRKKVVLRKYQRIYIYLLIIMIACGYSYFIDTSMVIGRKAEISSGSSMAPTLQANERFVIDTRTKHFKRGDIIVFWRPGGGQQQFVKRIIAIGGDTIEMKEGKVFVNGEEISESYITTPKMNTHWGPAQIPEGQYFVLGDNRDNSLDSHIFGPISESLIIGKAKFIYWASDTGRLGRQL; translated from the coding sequence ATGAGAGAAAAAAGAAGATATCCGGCAATCGCCTCTCTATTATCTATCCTGGTACCTGGATTATGCCAGTTTTATAACGGACAAATTCGTAAAGCCAGCATGTTACTTTTTCTACGATTAGCGTTATTGTATGTTTTTCTTTTTACTGGAATGCTTGATCATTATTATGGCATGGTAAGTCTAATGCTAATCGAAATATGTATCTGCTTGTTTGCTATCATTGATGCTGTCGTCATATCCATAGTTAGAAAAAAAGTAGTGTTACGTAAATATCAACGGATATATATCTACCTACTTATTATTATGATAGCCTGTGGTTATTCATATTTTATTGACACTAGCATGGTAATAGGAAGGAAGGCAGAAATTAGTTCTGGTTCATCCATGGCTCCTACCCTCCAAGCAAATGAACGATTTGTTATTGATACTCGAACGAAACATTTCAAGCGAGGGGATATCATTGTATTTTGGCGACCAGGCGGGGGACAGCAACAATTTGTGAAACGAATTATAGCGATTGGGGGGGACACAATTGAAATGAAAGAAGGAAAGGTGTTTGTTAATGGTGAAGAGATATCAGAGTCCTATATCACTACGCCTAAAATGAACACGCACTGGGGACCTGCCCAAATACCTGAGGGACAATATTTTGTGTTGGGTGATAATCGGGACAATAGTTTAGACAGTCATATCTTCGGCCCAATATCTGAATCATTAATCATTGGAAAGGCCAAGTTTATTTATTGGGCAAGTGACACCGGTAGGCTGGGGAGACAGCTTTAA
- a CDS encoding DUF5711 family protein, with amino-acid sequence MKKFLLGLSGLIILSSMPTTMAFANTDVPDPIVLPLKDDSGHNWSLLNENNMYRLKWSYTSDSQYDHFDARKVNEHTIIIHSFNEVFAVDENGHVLWKQDGSSHELETSVDGNLFTATDDFAFLDPEAKTSKATITRFNNNGTILNQYKDIPLAIVRPGSTFTAARFYTIDWKGNLIALLENGLTMLRQDGSVKWQFKELKVNDVSYSMSQVKALLSDSQGHLLVASDKQLFCLNDDGKVIWNIPYQNSKTQIKINKDYLVIGENIYKVSSTGITEVTDPEVTVELSGRASDHHGGYYQVDENTSTLMDKSFQANTTLWSYKLSDPEQSAGYNMAGNFDQNLVADDEGNVYVSTNGGTIHSLDNQGNPRFTLQITNKIIGYSQIIPLNPNNIVITNNRNVLCLERVDNQQSDISLWLNGKEQFMKKKLFMKDGRVMISLREIFEMLGAEVTWKAENEQILAKRNGKQIAFQIGSNDAYVDDTAIVLDAAPVLIDEVTYVPLRYVTEALGSNVEWDATNKVVKIIDSESNDPK; translated from the coding sequence ATGAAGAAATTTTTATTAGGTTTATCAGGATTAATAATTTTGAGCAGCATGCCAACAACGATGGCTTTTGCGAATACTGATGTGCCGGATCCGATTGTCCTACCGCTAAAGGATGATAGCGGACACAATTGGTCTCTTTTAAATGAGAATAACATGTACCGATTGAAGTGGTCATATACAAGTGATAGTCAATATGATCATTTTGATGCTAGGAAGGTAAACGAACATACAATCATTATACATAGCTTTAACGAGGTGTTTGCAGTTGATGAGAATGGCCATGTCTTATGGAAGCAAGATGGCTCTAGTCATGAGCTTGAAACAAGTGTGGATGGAAATCTTTTTACGGCTACCGACGATTTTGCTTTCCTAGATCCAGAGGCTAAAACATCGAAGGCAACGATTACCCGTTTTAATAACAACGGAACTATCCTTAACCAGTATAAAGATATTCCTTTAGCAATTGTTCGTCCTGGTAGTACTTTTACGGCAGCTCGGTTTTATACAATTGATTGGAAGGGCAACTTGATAGCGTTGTTGGAAAATGGACTAACGATGCTTCGACAGGATGGAAGTGTCAAATGGCAATTTAAAGAGTTGAAGGTCAACGATGTTTCATACAGTATGTCTCAGGTAAAAGCACTTCTCTCTGATTCCCAAGGCCATCTATTGGTTGCCAGTGATAAACAATTATTTTGCTTAAATGATGATGGAAAAGTGATATGGAATATCCCCTATCAAAATTCGAAAACCCAAATAAAAATAAATAAGGACTATCTTGTGATTGGGGAAAACATATACAAGGTTTCATCAACTGGCATTACAGAAGTGACAGACCCAGAAGTTACTGTTGAATTAAGCGGCAGAGCTAGTGACCATCATGGCGGTTATTACCAAGTTGATGAGAACACTTCTACTCTAATGGATAAAAGCTTTCAAGCCAACACAACTCTTTGGAGCTATAAGTTAAGCGATCCTGAACAATCGGCAGGATACAATATGGCAGGAAATTTCGATCAGAATTTGGTGGCAGATGATGAAGGGAACGTCTATGTATCAACAAATGGCGGAACAATTCATTCTCTAGATAATCAGGGAAATCCAAGATTTACTCTTCAAATTACGAATAAAATCATTGGGTACTCTCAAATCATTCCGCTCAATCCGAATAATATTGTCATCACGAACAATAGAAATGTTCTCTGTCTCGAAAGAGTAGACAATCAACAAAGCGATATCTCTTTATGGTTGAACGGAAAAGAACAATTCATGAAGAAGAAGCTCTTTATGAAAGATGGTCGAGTTATGATATCACTTCGTGAAATTTTTGAAATGCTTGGGGCGGAGGTTACGTGGAAAGCAGAAAATGAACAAATTTTGGCCAAGAGAAACGGGAAACAGATTGCATTTCAAATTGGCTCTAATGATGCATACGTAGATGACACTGCTATAGTACTCGATGCTGCGCCAGTACTCATAGATGAAGTGACCTATGTGCCGCTAAGATATGTTACCGAAGCACTCGGAAGCAATGTAGAGTGGGATGCTACAAATAAGGTAGTAAAAATTATCGATTCTGAATCGAATGATCCGAAATGA
- a CDS encoding multidrug effflux MFS transporter: MSHKSNNNTVRLALLLGLFSTLGPFTIDMYLPAFPQIVKQFGTTASLVQLSLTACLLGLGVGQLVMGSLSDVHGRRKPLLISMAIYVAASVACAISPSIWLLILSRLVQGFVASAGIVISRAIARDMFSGHELTKFFSMLLLVGNLGPLVAPVTGSGVLAVSSWVGVFVALSLLGIYLLAMTKWKLQETLPVERRSPSNFVQQLRNYGSLLRDRSFTGYMLAQGIMIAGVFAYVSGTPFIYQNIYGVSPTVFALLFGSNGISLIIGSQLVGRMAHRVSEQTFLQLGLWIAAAASVTVLLVAYFHGPLYALVIPLVFFVASIGITSTAAFPLAMESQGHMAGSAAALMGVIPFLLGAVVSPLVGIAGEDTAVPLGVIILCTSAIAMLSYFLLVKKGVKKADSGEEKQATV; encoded by the coding sequence ATGAGTCACAAAAGCAATAACAATACCGTGAGGCTGGCGCTGCTGCTCGGTTTATTTTCGACACTCGGGCCTTTTACCATTGATATGTATTTACCGGCTTTTCCTCAGATCGTCAAGCAATTTGGGACAACAGCTTCCCTCGTTCAGCTCAGTTTGACTGCATGTCTGCTGGGACTTGGCGTTGGCCAGTTGGTCATGGGCTCGCTCAGCGACGTCCATGGCAGACGCAAGCCGCTGCTCATTTCCATGGCAATCTATGTTGCGGCATCAGTAGCTTGTGCGATCTCGCCAAGTATTTGGCTGCTGATTCTCTCGCGGCTCGTGCAGGGATTCGTGGCGTCGGCGGGCATTGTGATATCCCGTGCAATCGCACGCGATATGTTTAGCGGCCACGAGCTCACCAAATTTTTCTCAATGCTCCTGCTTGTCGGGAATCTGGGGCCTCTTGTAGCACCTGTAACGGGAAGCGGAGTGTTAGCGGTCTCTAGCTGGGTAGGTGTCTTTGTTGCCTTGTCGCTGCTGGGGATCTACCTTCTGGCCATGACGAAGTGGAAGCTCCAGGAGACGCTTCCTGTCGAGCGCCGTAGTCCTAGTAATTTTGTTCAGCAATTACGCAACTACGGATCTCTTTTGCGCGACCGCTCCTTTACGGGCTATATGCTTGCGCAGGGGATCATGATCGCGGGGGTATTCGCGTACGTCTCCGGGACCCCTTTTATTTATCAAAATATTTACGGCGTTTCTCCTACGGTATTTGCTCTGTTGTTCGGTTCCAACGGTATCAGCTTGATTATTGGCTCGCAGTTAGTCGGTCGTATGGCACACCGTGTGTCGGAGCAGACCTTCCTGCAGCTCGGACTATGGATTGCCGCTGCTGCCAGCGTTACCGTCTTATTGGTGGCCTATTTCCACGGACCACTGTATGCGCTCGTAATTCCGCTCGTTTTCTTTGTAGCCTCCATCGGGATTACATCCACGGCGGCATTTCCACTTGCGATGGAGAGCCAGGGGCATATGGCGGGAAGTGCGGCTGCGCTGATGGGCGTCATTCCCTTTTTGCTCGGCGCTGTCGTTTCTCCACTAGTCGGTATCGCTGGAGAAGACACGGCAGTTCCGTTGGGTGTCATTATTTTATGCACGAGTGCAATCGCAATGCTGTCCTACTTCCTTTTAGTGAAAAAAGGGGTTAAAAAGGCGGATAGCGGCGAAGAAAAGCAGGCGACGGTTTGA
- a CDS encoding cohesin domain-containing protein, whose amino-acid sequence MTPGSSFTVGVSLNNLGDRVYAEDLTLTYDADKFDYVSAAGANSNIEIVGEDKTTAGKVRLIAANIGGITGASIPALNLNFKVKAGVQDTIGTIEASKAELANSDGSVFQAALGSKRISIGSVEENVDKSALTTAIMNAQSLYEAAVVGTEPGQYPQAAKDAFGTAIDAAEVVKDSANATQSQVDTALAALGSAVELFQAAAIKSPDLNKDGHISVGDLAIVAYHYGKDSNSADWATAKIADLNRDQKIDIKDLTFAASKILG is encoded by the coding sequence GTGACGCCTGGTAGCAGCTTTACAGTGGGAGTTAGCTTGAACAACTTGGGAGATCGTGTTTATGCCGAAGACCTTACATTGACCTATGATGCCGATAAATTTGACTATGTAAGTGCGGCAGGGGCAAATAGTAACATTGAAATTGTCGGAGAGGACAAAACAACGGCCGGCAAAGTCAGGCTTATTGCAGCTAACATTGGAGGTATAACTGGAGCAAGCATTCCGGCTTTGAATTTAAATTTTAAAGTAAAAGCGGGTGTTCAAGACACGATTGGCACGATTGAAGCTTCTAAGGCAGAACTTGCTAATTCTGATGGATCCGTGTTTCAGGCAGCGCTTGGCAGCAAGAGAATTTCGATTGGTAGTGTAGAAGAAAATGTAGATAAGTCCGCTCTGACAACGGCCATTATGAATGCACAAAGTCTTTATGAAGCTGCTGTCGTTGGCACAGAACCAGGCCAATACCCACAGGCGGCCAAAGATGCCTTCGGTACTGCGATTGATGCAGCAGAAGTGGTAAAAGACAGTGCAAATGCGACGCAATCTCAGGTGGACACTGCCTTAGCAGCATTGGGCAGCGCGGTAGAACTCTTTCAGGCAGCAGCTATTAAATCTCCTGATCTCAACAAAGATGGACACATAAGTGTAGGCGATCTAGCGATTGTGGCTTATCATTACGGCAAGGATTCTAACAGTGCAGATTGGGCAACGGCTAAGATAGCTGATCTAAATCGAGATCAAAAGATTGATATTAAGGATCTCACATTTGCAGCATCCAAGATACTTGGATAA
- a CDS encoding extracellular solute-binding protein yields the protein MRVKFRKTLNAAMAVLATTAIALAGCSSSPNSSSNSASPGSSAGASENPKGPPITLTVELFDRSNAPAGAPPITDNFMTQYVQKNFGDPNHITVKFVTVPRSEEVKKLNVLMASGTAPDLVFTYDKPTVQSYVQNGGIADLGQAIEKYGPQLKKVLAPTLKDGVFNGKQYAIPALRVIQSQTTSIIRKDWLDKLNLPLPTTRDEWYQALKAFKEKDPGNTGGKVIPFTLIDMFHIKPLTNSFWDWSKISEEDLFADPDGWTLPGNKEAFQFLNKLYNEGLIDKDFPLEADFSQTFNKQVVSGLAGSATPNTNDPVYSGYYANLKKNNPEAVLAPIDPFKASNGKYPKPMYSPSGIYLMVPAASKNVDSVIKYLNWMAEPKNLIALQFGQEDVSYKTGDDGIPFALTTPEANQILFNNQDYAMIMNGKYVSTDNPEQNMAANATDPQFKDFTIDSIKTGARDGYTGPRVDIPIQAEIKYSQILTDKVKQMLAKIITAKSSDVDNIYDQQVKEWKDAGGEAVMKERREAYQQTYKK from the coding sequence ATGCGAGTAAAATTTCGCAAGACATTGAACGCAGCTATGGCAGTATTAGCGACGACTGCTATCGCGCTTGCAGGATGCAGCAGCTCACCAAACAGCTCAAGTAACTCAGCTTCGCCGGGAAGTTCGGCAGGTGCGAGCGAGAATCCTAAGGGTCCGCCAATCACGTTAACAGTCGAGCTGTTTGATCGGAGTAATGCACCAGCGGGGGCTCCGCCCATCACTGACAATTTCATGACACAATACGTGCAGAAAAACTTCGGAGATCCGAATCATATCACAGTGAAGTTTGTCACGGTCCCTCGCTCCGAGGAAGTCAAGAAGCTCAATGTATTAATGGCGTCGGGAACCGCACCGGATCTCGTCTTTACGTATGACAAGCCAACCGTTCAAAGCTATGTGCAAAATGGCGGCATTGCGGATCTGGGGCAGGCGATTGAGAAATACGGACCGCAGTTGAAGAAAGTGCTTGCTCCAACACTGAAGGATGGCGTTTTTAACGGCAAGCAATATGCCATTCCGGCACTCCGGGTCATCCAATCCCAAACGACAAGTATTATCCGTAAAGATTGGCTGGATAAGTTGAACCTGCCTTTGCCGACGACAAGGGATGAATGGTATCAAGCATTGAAAGCTTTTAAGGAGAAGGATCCGGGGAATACTGGCGGTAAAGTCATTCCTTTTACATTGATCGATATGTTCCATATTAAACCGCTAACCAACTCCTTCTGGGACTGGAGTAAAATCTCCGAAGAAGACTTATTTGCTGATCCAGACGGATGGACGCTACCTGGCAACAAGGAAGCCTTCCAGTTTTTAAACAAACTGTACAATGAAGGCCTGATCGATAAAGACTTCCCGCTAGAGGCAGATTTCAGTCAGACTTTCAACAAGCAAGTCGTCAGTGGCCTAGCAGGGTCCGCTACCCCGAACACAAACGATCCTGTTTACAGCGGGTATTATGCAAACCTGAAGAAAAATAATCCTGAGGCTGTTCTAGCACCGATTGATCCATTCAAAGCATCGAACGGCAAGTATCCTAAACCGATGTATTCTCCTAGCGGTATTTATCTGATGGTTCCAGCAGCGAGTAAAAATGTTGATTCGGTTATCAAATATTTGAACTGGATGGCGGAACCGAAGAATCTGATCGCACTTCAATTCGGACAAGAAGACGTTTCTTACAAAACAGGTGATGATGGCATTCCATTTGCCTTGACAACGCCTGAAGCCAATCAGATTCTTTTTAATAATCAAGATTATGCCATGATTATGAATGGCAAATACGTGAGCACGGACAACCCGGAACAGAACATGGCGGCCAATGCAACCGACCCGCAATTTAAAGATTTTACCATTGACAGTATTAAGACTGGTGCCCGAGATGGCTACACAGGTCCACGTGTGGACATTCCCATTCAAGCGGAAATCAAGTATTCACAGATACTGACCGACAAGGTTAAGCAGATGCTCGCAAAGATTATTACGGCCAAGTCTTCGGATGTCGACAATATCTATGACCAGCAGGTCAAGGAATGGAAAGATGCAGGCGGCGAAGCCGTTATGAAAGAAAGAAGAGAGGCATATCAGCAAACCTACAAGAAATAA
- a CDS encoding carbohydrate ABC transporter permease codes for MTQNPAEKIGNTIIMLLLGIFCLFCVVPMIHMFALSLSGNRAIMSGEVTLWPIDLNFEPYKNVFGDLSMIRSLLFTICLVVGYTFVSLIATILAAYPLSRRNFKGRNILFAMIIITMFFNPGIIPNYLLIKELHLLNSVGSLVLPLLINAFLLIILKTSFTQLPAELEDSAWMDGCGHFRYLMQIVLPLSLPILATLALYSAVDRWNMFQDALFYINDSRLYPIQQKLYEIVINSQVNDATAQEGFGGSAPVPESLQAASIMFATVPILLVYPWLQRYFISGMLVGAVKG; via the coding sequence ATGACTCAAAATCCGGCTGAGAAAATAGGCAATACAATTATTATGCTTTTGCTGGGTATCTTCTGTTTGTTTTGCGTGGTGCCCATGATCCATATGTTCGCGTTATCTCTAAGTGGTAATCGGGCAATCATGTCCGGCGAAGTGACATTATGGCCGATAGATTTAAATTTCGAACCGTATAAGAACGTATTTGGTGACCTGAGCATGATTCGCTCGTTGCTGTTTACGATTTGCCTTGTTGTCGGTTACACCTTTGTGAGCTTGATCGCTACGATCCTGGCTGCGTATCCGCTTAGCCGACGGAATTTTAAGGGAAGAAATATTCTGTTCGCAATGATCATCATAACCATGTTCTTTAATCCGGGCATTATCCCAAACTATTTATTGATTAAAGAGCTTCATCTATTGAATAGCGTAGGGTCGCTGGTCTTACCGCTGCTTATCAACGCCTTCCTCTTGATTATCCTGAAAACATCGTTCACGCAGCTCCCTGCTGAACTGGAAGATTCCGCTTGGATGGACGGCTGCGGTCATTTTCGTTATTTAATGCAAATCGTGCTGCCGCTGTCACTGCCGATTTTGGCTACATTGGCTCTGTATTCCGCTGTCGACCGATGGAACATGTTTCAGGATGCTCTGTTCTATATCAATGACTCACGCCTATACCCGATTCAACAGAAGCTCTATGAGATCGTGATCAACAGTCAGGTGAATGACGCCACGGCACAGGAGGGATTTGGAGGTTCTGCGCCGGTTCCGGAGAGCTTACAGGCCGCAAGCATTATGTTTGCAACTGTGCCCATTCTACTCGTATACCCTTGGCTTCAACGTTATTTTATATCTGGCATGCTTGTTGGTGCAGTTAAAGGTTGA
- a CDS encoding AraC family transcriptional regulator, with protein sequence MEYIEINPQIELFINRHSTPNWIIEDATTDFIDLTYIFKGRAYYSINGTVYEVNQGDLICIPKGSRRSATTDPTNLMTSYALNIHLYDLKGRDIRLPFPFISHIGEQEELQSLYNELTFEWLKKNEGYELKARALLLLILHYYFKSLYYKGNNLNIDKRIQRAIRYVLSNLQKQIEVEELASISGLTTAYFGTLFKKNMGTSVKEYINRMKINNAENILLSGEFTVQEAAYKCGFEDIYYFSKLFKKIKGFPPSRLLLHNSRSDRQELNIINK encoded by the coding sequence ATGGAATATATCGAAATTAATCCTCAAATTGAATTATTCATCAATAGACACTCCACACCCAATTGGATTATTGAAGATGCCACAACAGATTTTATCGACTTAACCTATATCTTCAAAGGTAGAGCTTATTATTCTATTAACGGCACCGTGTATGAAGTCAATCAAGGTGATCTCATATGTATTCCTAAAGGCAGCCGCCGAAGCGCAACCACCGACCCAACTAATTTGATGACCAGTTATGCACTGAACATTCATCTCTATGATTTGAAAGGCAGAGACATTCGCTTACCGTTTCCTTTCATTTCGCATATCGGTGAGCAGGAGGAATTGCAATCCTTATACAATGAATTAACATTTGAATGGTTAAAGAAAAACGAAGGTTATGAATTGAAAGCGCGTGCATTACTGCTTCTCATTCTTCATTATTATTTCAAGTCTCTCTATTACAAAGGCAACAATTTGAATATAGACAAACGTATTCAGAGAGCTATTAGATACGTATTAAGCAACTTGCAGAAACAAATTGAGGTTGAAGAGCTAGCATCTATTAGTGGTTTGACTACCGCATATTTTGGAACGCTATTCAAGAAAAACATGGGAACATCCGTCAAAGAATATATCAATAGAATGAAAATCAACAATGCTGAGAATATCCTCCTTAGCGGTGAGTTTACCGTTCAGGAGGCTGCCTATAAATGCGGTTTTGAAGACATTTATTATTTCAGCAAGTTATTCAAAAAAATAAAGGGATTTCCCCCCTCCAGACTTCTGCTGCATAATAGCAGGTCCGATCGGCAGGAGTTAAATATCATAAACAAGTAA
- the dat gene encoding D-amino-acid transaminase, producing MYFYKDSFVEKTDRMISPDDRGYYFGDGIYEVFRIYHGKVYEQEAHLVRLVRSAKDVRIELPYSLEQIREIITTLVKKSRISEGTLYMQITRGEAPRAHSFPQNGKPVMTAYCTDVPRPTDAMDNGIRAISQDDIRWLRCDLKTLNLLPNVLSKQAAVDHGVQEVVLHRGGIVTECSASNLMMVKNQILHTHPANHLILHGITRMVVLRLAHALKLEVREEPFTLEDLYQADEAFITGTTVEITPLVEIDNKPIGSGIPGTITKQLQQQFERTFSK from the coding sequence ATGTATTTTTATAAGGATTCATTTGTCGAGAAGACGGACCGAATGATTTCACCAGATGATAGAGGGTATTACTTTGGAGATGGGATCTATGAGGTGTTTCGTATATACCATGGCAAGGTTTATGAACAGGAAGCACATTTGGTAAGGTTAGTCCGGAGTGCTAAAGACGTACGCATTGAGCTGCCATATTCCTTAGAGCAAATTAGAGAGATCATTACCACACTTGTCAAAAAAAGCCGTATTTCCGAAGGCACACTATACATGCAAATCACCAGAGGTGAGGCTCCGCGGGCACACTCGTTCCCTCAGAACGGCAAGCCTGTCATGACCGCCTACTGCACAGATGTCCCGAGACCGACCGATGCCATGGATAATGGCATCCGCGCCATCTCCCAAGACGATATCCGATGGCTGCGCTGCGACCTCAAAACACTCAATCTGCTGCCTAATGTGCTGTCCAAACAAGCGGCCGTGGATCACGGCGTTCAAGAAGTTGTGCTGCACCGAGGCGGCATCGTTACGGAATGCAGCGCTTCGAACCTGATGATGGTCAAGAACCAAATTCTGCACACACACCCGGCGAACCACTTAATTCTGCATGGCATTACCCGCATGGTTGTTCTGCGATTAGCTCACGCTTTGAAGCTGGAGGTGCGCGAAGAACCGTTCACGCTTGAGGATTTGTACCAGGCTGATGAAGCGTTCATTACCGGAACTACAGTCGAGATTACACCACTTGTAGAAATCGACAATAAACCGATAGGCTCCGGTATTCCCGGAACCATCACCAAGCAATTGCAGCAGCAGTTCGAACGTACTTTTAGCAAGTGA
- a CDS encoding lipoate--protein ligase family protein: MEKWRFVHTGDRSPAENMAMDEAMLTMHSQGKVPPTVRFYGWNPATLSIGYFQKASEVNQEAVAAEGIGFVRRPTGGRAVLHDKELTYSIIVSETYPGIPRNVTEAYRVLSEGLLQGFRGLGLDAEMVQLASEEEKEKYASVGSSACFDSPSWYELVVEGRKVAGSAQVRQKDVVLQHGSILLDMDIDQLFRLLTFSNEKVAERMKASFVKKAVAINDLLRAQGKAAVTLKQVEEAFRSGIATGLGVELEPSAPTPEEEELAAQLVQEKYGTDAWNLRR; the protein is encoded by the coding sequence ATGGAAAAGTGGCGTTTCGTACATACGGGAGATCGTTCTCCCGCTGAAAATATGGCAATGGATGAGGCAATGCTGACCATGCACAGTCAAGGCAAGGTACCGCCTACAGTGCGTTTTTACGGATGGAACCCGGCTACGCTGTCGATCGGCTATTTCCAGAAGGCGTCGGAAGTGAACCAAGAGGCAGTCGCTGCAGAAGGAATTGGTTTTGTCAGGCGTCCGACAGGCGGCAGAGCCGTGCTGCACGACAAGGAACTGACTTACAGTATCATTGTCTCGGAGACCTATCCGGGCATACCGCGTAATGTAACGGAAGCTTACCGGGTGCTTAGTGAAGGGCTGCTGCAAGGGTTTCGCGGGTTAGGCTTAGATGCGGAAATGGTACAGCTCGCTTCGGAAGAAGAGAAGGAGAAATATGCGTCCGTAGGCTCGTCCGCTTGCTTCGATTCGCCTTCCTGGTACGAGCTTGTCGTGGAAGGACGCAAGGTGGCGGGCAGCGCCCAGGTCCGGCAGAAGGATGTCGTCCTGCAGCACGGCTCGATCCTTTTGGACATGGACATCGATCAGTTGTTTCGTCTTTTGACTTTCAGTAATGAGAAAGTGGCGGAACGGATGAAGGCGAGCTTTGTGAAAAAAGCGGTGGCGATCAACGATCTGCTGCGGGCGCAGGGCAAGGCAGCTGTTACGCTCAAGCAGGTGGAGGAGGCCTTCCGCAGCGGGATCGCAACTGGACTTGGCGTCGAGCTGGAACCATCTGCTCCCACGCCGGAGGAAGAGGAATTGGCAGCACAGCTGGTTCAGGAGAAATATGGCACGGATGCGTGGAATTTGCGCAGATAA
- a CDS encoding polysaccharide deacetylase family protein — MLEWLLNGYSCQTYGPNQTTRGMTIIMKRWRMRSWQTLLLILVLGVAAIGVAQHVMTWSKPSTMEFQAEKVPAGASDAGGQQGGSEPAVQPSQQGGSGSAVLQEQQGGSGSAVLQEQQGGSGSAALPVQQGGNVITVLKPALPSINKAQTLSLTNVTPKTYYKNKVAVLTYHHLDSEESSVTITPERFKAHMDALKAYGFHVISIEDFIDFLQKKKSVPANAVVLTFDDGYESVYRYAYPILKSEGMPATVFLIVGYVEDGTARKPAILNWSEITEMKRNGFSFYSHTYNSHDTVVQKGKEYSQLTAKIVSSATNKLETDQEYRTRVRTDLEKADQILADKLGNKLNLLCLPHGQSNSEVNEIAAQVHIPYIFTGDDGFNTNKAKLIKRINAGSPYVTDKLLITRLTSGR, encoded by the coding sequence GTGCTAGAATGGCTGTTGAATGGATATTCGTGCCAAACGTACGGTCCTAATCAGACGACAAGAGGAATGACGATTATAATGAAACGATGGCGGATGAGAAGCTGGCAAACACTGCTCTTGATCTTGGTGCTGGGAGTGGCGGCAATTGGCGTTGCGCAGCATGTGATGACATGGAGTAAGCCTAGTACAATGGAATTTCAAGCGGAGAAGGTGCCGGCAGGCGCTTCGGATGCGGGCGGACAGCAGGGAGGAAGCGAACCGGCTGTCCAACCGTCGCAGCAAGGAGGAAGCGGATCGGCAGTTCTGCAGGAGCAGCAGGGAGGAAGTGGATCGGCAGTTCTGCAGGAGCAGCAGGGAGGAAGTGGATCGGCAGCTCTGCCAGTACAACAAGGCGGAAACGTAATAACTGTTCTAAAGCCTGCCTTGCCTTCAATCAATAAAGCACAGACGTTGTCTCTAACGAACGTCACCCCCAAAACGTATTACAAGAACAAGGTTGCTGTCTTAACGTACCATCATCTGGATAGCGAAGAGTCCTCCGTCACCATTACACCTGAACGGTTCAAAGCTCATATGGATGCACTGAAAGCCTACGGATTTCATGTGATTTCCATTGAGGATTTCATAGATTTCTTGCAGAAGAAAAAATCCGTGCCAGCTAACGCGGTCGTTCTCACCTTTGACGATGGTTACGAATCGGTCTACCGGTATGCATATCCGATTCTGAAGTCGGAAGGGATGCCGGCGACGGTCTTCTTAATCGTTGGCTATGTCGAGGACGGTACGGCTAGAAAACCCGCTATTTTAAATTGGTCGGAAATCACGGAGATGAAGCGTAACGGCTTTAGCTTCTACTCGCATACCTATAACTCCCACGACACGGTGGTGCAAAAGGGAAAAGAATATTCGCAGCTTACCGCCAAAATCGTGAGTTCGGCAACAAACAAGCTGGAAACGGATCAAGAATATAGGACGAGGGTTCGGACAGATCTTGAGAAAGCTGACCAGATTCTTGCAGACAAGCTCGGGAATAAGCTCAATCTGCTGTGCTTGCCTCATGGACAATCGAATTCGGAAGTGAACGAAATTGCGGCGCAGGTGCATATTCCTTACATTTTCACTGGGGACGATGGTTTTAACACCAATAAAGCGAAGCTGATCAAAAGAATTAATGCAGGATCACCCTATGTAACGGACAAGCTGTTGATTACGCGGTTAACTTCTGGCAGGTGA